Proteins found in one Bremerella volcania genomic segment:
- the phoU gene encoding phosphate signaling complex protein PhoU, which translates to MTRHWIRQIEAVRSHLLSMGSHAEAQVSEATRALNDLDRERALDVIAEDDQLDEMDVALEEECLHSIALFQPVASDLRLIISSMSVGHELERIGDLAVNIAESVVRLRDGGIATNQIVLPECLKQANQQAVEMLRKSLDAFIDRDALTCRQLILQDRELDRLHRQIFQWLKDGISNNPGDLDWMIEITGISKHIERIADHVTNIAEIVIYWIEGEIVRHRQSFDDNEEAAQ; encoded by the coding sequence ATGACCCGCCACTGGATCCGACAGATCGAAGCCGTTCGTTCGCACCTCCTCTCGATGGGATCGCACGCCGAGGCCCAAGTTAGCGAGGCGACGCGGGCACTGAATGATCTCGATCGAGAGCGGGCCCTCGATGTGATCGCCGAGGACGACCAGCTCGATGAAATGGACGTTGCCCTGGAAGAAGAATGCCTGCACTCGATTGCCCTCTTTCAGCCGGTGGCGTCGGATCTTCGTCTGATTATTTCTTCGATGTCCGTGGGCCACGAACTGGAACGAATCGGTGATCTCGCGGTGAACATCGCCGAAAGCGTGGTCCGACTTCGCGACGGTGGTATCGCAACCAATCAGATCGTCCTGCCAGAGTGTTTGAAGCAAGCAAATCAGCAAGCCGTCGAGATGCTGCGCAAGAGCCTGGATGCATTCATCGATCGCGACGCGTTAACTTGCCGTCAGTTGATTCTTCAAGACCGCGAACTCGATCGATTGCATCGCCAGATATTCCAGTGGCTCAAGGACGGCATCTCGAACAATCCCGGTGACCTCGACTGGATGATCGAGATCACCGGCATTTCCAAACATATCGAACGAATCGCGGATCACGTCACGAATATCGCCGAGATCGTCATCTATTGGATCGAAGGCGAAATCGTTCGCCATCGTCAATCGTTCGACGACAACGAGGAAGCGGCACAATGA
- a CDS encoding phosphate ABC transporter permease PstA has protein sequence MSQPQENANSHVKKYQRKVRPGLTILSQGEPMIWLSGGALALALLMIFGLLGLIVYQGMASFWPGRLYLVTLKDGSVLMGELTDEEDYTSGSTSSDQSENGTAKPKPSHRWQYRTDNFEFKAAQSGTYQWVTQEELSDTPPTMPEWAMLFERTKLGRFIGTPQKFVTSKARPISSDEDDLSDIHSFFANNQSRLPGPDVQDEDAQAEWAATLESLKQEIDSVQEKLNALQAENTQSFITQNRNGKQDLVGVTESGEVLPLSDVAVGQNLVAIREVLEGPQATYDAYRQHHDSARESVHAIDRIAEYEVGESSRRQEQARLQLRSQELEHDVFVEGLANEIYNLKIELSAIQADKQKDVRIVERATRVLGKDSAMAKVGPDLVAALNSQRTSEESRIEARLDEIEQLLEQVPPAARQAVDHFVEVRFEVDNQIAALQERINEIEDRNNRYGLFATTAEGTEAELKLGDIVRAFPANQLDWLGRLNVYFSRWGEFLLADPREANSEGGVFPAIWGTVAMTMIMSLIVVPFGVLAALYLREYAKSGPIVSIIRISINNLAGVPSIVFGVFGYGFLILVVGAYIDGGPSNANLPTMPKLWWWLTAAGLAIVAFSAFITTSYSLGSRKVLTRMRTPTLGIASLLLWILTTVAFIALVAFTPNFHGMYQANLPNPTFGKGGLLWASLTLALLTLPVVIVATEEALAAVPNSLREGSYGCGASKWQTIRRIVLPHALPGIMTGMILAMARGAGEVAPLMLVGVLKLAPELPVDLSAPFVHLDRSFMHLGFHIFDLGFQSPNSEAAKPMVFTTTLLLITVIATLNLFAIWLRARLRKRFQSGQF, from the coding sequence ATGAGCCAACCTCAGGAAAACGCGAACAGCCACGTTAAGAAGTATCAACGCAAGGTCCGCCCAGGGCTCACGATCCTCTCTCAAGGGGAACCGATGATCTGGCTTTCGGGCGGAGCTTTGGCCTTGGCGCTATTGATGATCTTCGGACTCCTGGGGCTCATCGTCTATCAAGGCATGGCCAGCTTCTGGCCCGGCAGGCTGTACCTGGTCACGCTGAAAGATGGCTCGGTCTTGATGGGAGAACTCACCGACGAGGAAGACTACACGTCTGGCAGCACTTCGTCCGATCAATCCGAGAACGGGACGGCCAAGCCTAAGCCTTCCCATCGGTGGCAATACCGGACCGATAACTTCGAGTTCAAAGCGGCTCAAAGCGGCACGTACCAATGGGTGACCCAGGAAGAACTTTCCGATACGCCTCCGACGATGCCTGAGTGGGCGATGCTCTTTGAACGGACAAAGCTGGGACGCTTTATCGGCACGCCGCAGAAGTTCGTCACCTCGAAGGCTCGCCCGATCTCATCCGATGAAGATGACTTGAGCGATATCCACTCCTTCTTTGCCAATAACCAATCACGCCTGCCTGGGCCCGATGTGCAAGACGAAGATGCCCAAGCGGAATGGGCTGCCACGCTCGAATCGCTCAAGCAAGAGATTGACTCGGTCCAAGAAAAGCTAAATGCCCTTCAGGCCGAGAACACTCAGAGCTTCATCACCCAGAATCGAAACGGCAAGCAAGATCTAGTGGGTGTTACCGAGAGCGGCGAAGTCCTTCCCCTTTCCGACGTCGCGGTCGGACAGAACCTGGTTGCCATCCGAGAAGTCCTGGAGGGCCCCCAGGCAACCTACGATGCTTACCGGCAACATCATGACTCCGCGAGGGAGAGCGTTCATGCGATTGACCGCATTGCCGAGTACGAAGTCGGCGAGAGCAGTCGGCGTCAGGAACAAGCCCGTCTTCAACTTCGATCGCAAGAGCTAGAGCACGACGTTTTCGTCGAGGGCCTGGCCAACGAGATCTATAACTTGAAGATCGAATTGAGTGCGATTCAAGCCGACAAACAAAAAGACGTCCGAATCGTCGAACGTGCGACGCGTGTCCTCGGCAAAGACTCGGCGATGGCCAAAGTCGGCCCGGACCTTGTGGCGGCTTTAAATTCCCAGCGGACGAGCGAAGAGTCGCGGATCGAAGCCAGGCTGGATGAAATCGAACAGCTCTTGGAACAAGTCCCACCTGCTGCCCGGCAAGCCGTGGATCACTTCGTGGAGGTTCGTTTCGAGGTCGACAATCAGATTGCCGCGCTTCAGGAACGGATCAATGAAATCGAGGATCGCAACAATCGCTACGGGTTGTTTGCTACCACCGCCGAAGGAACGGAAGCGGAGCTAAAACTTGGCGACATCGTCCGAGCTTTCCCGGCGAATCAACTTGATTGGCTGGGGCGGCTGAACGTCTACTTCTCGCGCTGGGGCGAGTTTCTTTTGGCCGACCCGCGTGAAGCGAACTCCGAGGGGGGCGTTTTCCCGGCGATTTGGGGCACGGTTGCCATGACGATGATCATGTCGCTGATCGTCGTGCCGTTTGGCGTTTTAGCAGCACTCTATCTGCGCGAATATGCCAAGAGCGGCCCGATCGTCAGTATCATTCGCATCAGCATCAATAACCTGGCCGGCGTGCCGAGCATTGTGTTTGGGGTGTTCGGCTATGGCTTTTTGATTCTTGTGGTCGGTGCCTACATCGATGGTGGTCCCAGCAATGCCAACCTGCCGACCATGCCGAAACTGTGGTGGTGGTTGACCGCGGCGGGCCTGGCTATCGTGGCCTTTTCCGCGTTCATCACCACATCGTATTCGCTGGGCAGCCGAAAGGTGCTCACGCGGATGCGAACGCCGACGCTTGGCATCGCGAGTCTTCTGCTGTGGATCTTGACGACCGTCGCATTCATTGCGTTGGTGGCCTTTACACCCAACTTCCATGGCATGTATCAGGCCAACCTTCCGAACCCAACCTTCGGCAAAGGGGGCTTGCTGTGGGCCAGTTTGACGCTGGCGCTGTTGACCTTGCCGGTCGTGATCGTCGCGACGGAAGAAGCCTTGGCAGCCGTTCCCAATTCACTCCGCGAAGGCTCGTACGGCTGTGGAGCGAGCAAGTGGCAGACGATTCGCCGCATTGTTCTACCGCACGCCTTGCCTGGCATCATGACCGGCATGATTCTGGCCATGGCTCGCGGTGCCGGTGAAGTCGCGCCCCTGATGCTGGTCGGCGTGCTCAAGCTTGCTCCGGAGTTGCCGGTCGACCTGAGTGCCCCTTTCGTCCATCTTGACCGAAGCTTCATGCACCTCGGTTTTCATATATTCGATCTAGGTTTTCAAAGCCCCAACAGCGAGGCGGCCAAGCCGATGGTCTTCACCACGACGCTGCTCCTGATCACCGTGATCGCCACCTTGAACCTGTTCGCCATATGGCTGCGTGCCCGGCTGAGAAAGCGATTTCAGTCTGGTCAGTTTTAG
- the mobA gene encoding molybdenum cofactor guanylyltransferase, translating into MTTLPRYQRAALIVCGGESRRMGQSKPHLPFGNETMLERVIRIVSPLVEEVVLLTGKSQELPLLPFDYVELPDRVEQQGPAAAIYEGLKYVTGWSEAAIVLGCDLPLVTQASIEYLFEQLSSYDAVIPLHEGMPQPLAAVYANSARETFENILFSGNQRLLSCIEPLNIHWIDPRELAGVDPNLGLLRNVNTPDAYREALQIAGLKHPLED; encoded by the coding sequence ATGACCACCCTGCCCCGATACCAGCGAGCCGCTTTGATCGTCTGTGGCGGTGAAAGCCGCCGCATGGGGCAATCGAAGCCGCATCTTCCGTTCGGCAACGAAACGATGCTCGAACGCGTCATACGGATCGTCTCGCCGTTGGTGGAAGAGGTCGTGCTGCTAACGGGCAAGAGTCAAGAACTTCCACTGCTTCCTTTTGACTACGTCGAACTGCCAGATCGTGTCGAACAACAAGGCCCGGCGGCGGCGATCTATGAAGGCCTGAAGTATGTGACCGGCTGGTCCGAAGCCGCGATCGTGCTGGGATGCGATCTGCCTCTGGTAACGCAGGCGTCGATTGAATACCTGTTCGAGCAACTTTCGTCGTACGATGCCGTCATCCCCCTGCACGAAGGAATGCCTCAGCCATTGGCCGCCGTTTATGCCAACAGCGCCAGGGAAACCTTCGAGAATATTCTCTTCTCGGGTAACCAGCGTCTGTTGTCGTGCATCGAACCTCTGAACATTCACTGGATCGATCCGCGCGAGCTTGCCGGCGTCGATCCTAATTTAGGTTTACTAAGAAACGTCAACACGCCGGACGCGTATCGCGAAGCGTTACAGATCGCCGGCCTGAAACATCCACTGGAAGATTGA
- a CDS encoding sodium:solute symporter family protein produces MDFIEQMPLIGAAMTATRAWTFGFVTITFMIYLYIGWRSRVKESGEFYVAGQGVPAIANGAATAADWMSAASFISMAGLISGLGSDGSVFLLGWTGGYVLLAMLLAPYLRKFGQYTVPDFVAKRYYSETARIVAAVCAVFISITYVAGQMRGVGIVFARFLEVETWQGVVLGMVIVGVFAVLGGMKGITWTQVVQFFVLIAAFLIPTFALSGMLTDSSIPQIGFATGDIAEKVNLIQEDLGFSSYTQPFTNYDMANVFLIMFALMAGTAGLPHVIVRFYTVANVRAARYSAFWALLFICLLYTSAPVLAMFARYSILNTLEGARIGEVAKSDDDVEYIPVYRVNDEGKEVPIQWVDTWQKTGLITIEDKNKDGILSLKNVDGNFDEVKIDKDILVLATPEIAQLSPWVIAIVATGGLAAALSTAAGLLLVISSSMAHDLYVHFFEPNASEPRRLLIARIMIIGAILVAGYFGIAPPGFIGEVVAFAFGLAAASFFPIIFLGIFDKRMNREGATLGMIVGILFTAVYIILCRSDRVLGFDEPLMTPWFQGSSWIPNGLRPEGVGAIGLALNFIVAVVISRMTSPPPEEVQDLVESVRVPRGSHAPEAHFDETDAEADNP; encoded by the coding sequence GTGGATTTTATCGAACAAATGCCGCTAATAGGCGCCGCCATGACGGCGACGCGAGCGTGGACTTTTGGGTTCGTGACGATCACCTTCATGATCTACCTGTACATCGGCTGGCGAAGCCGTGTGAAGGAGTCAGGCGAGTTCTACGTGGCCGGGCAGGGGGTGCCTGCGATTGCCAACGGAGCCGCCACCGCGGCCGACTGGATGAGCGCCGCGTCGTTCATCAGCATGGCAGGCCTGATCAGCGGATTGGGCTCGGATGGCTCGGTCTTTCTTCTGGGCTGGACTGGTGGCTACGTCCTTCTGGCGATGTTGCTGGCGCCCTACCTGCGAAAGTTTGGTCAATACACGGTGCCTGACTTTGTCGCCAAACGCTACTACAGCGAAACGGCTCGAATTGTGGCCGCCGTTTGTGCCGTGTTCATTTCCATTACCTATGTCGCCGGTCAGATGCGTGGCGTGGGGATCGTGTTTGCCCGCTTCCTGGAAGTCGAGACCTGGCAGGGGGTCGTGCTGGGGATGGTCATCGTCGGCGTGTTTGCCGTGTTAGGTGGCATGAAGGGGATTACCTGGACCCAGGTGGTGCAGTTCTTCGTGCTGATCGCCGCGTTCTTGATTCCGACGTTTGCCTTGTCGGGAATGTTGACCGACAGTTCCATTCCACAAATTGGTTTTGCGACGGGGGATATCGCTGAGAAGGTTAACTTGATTCAAGAAGACCTCGGCTTTTCATCCTACACGCAGCCGTTTACCAACTACGACATGGCGAACGTGTTTCTCATCATGTTCGCGTTGATGGCCGGCACGGCAGGCCTGCCGCACGTGATCGTGCGCTTCTATACGGTGGCCAACGTTCGGGCAGCTCGGTACAGCGCTTTCTGGGCCCTGCTGTTCATTTGCTTGCTGTACACCTCGGCACCAGTGCTGGCCATGTTTGCCCGCTACTCCATTCTGAATACGCTCGAAGGTGCCCGGATTGGCGAAGTTGCCAAGTCGGACGATGACGTAGAGTACATCCCGGTTTACCGGGTTAATGATGAAGGCAAGGAAGTCCCCATTCAGTGGGTCGATACCTGGCAGAAGACCGGCTTGATTACGATCGAAGATAAGAACAAGGACGGCATTCTTTCGCTGAAGAACGTCGACGGCAACTTTGACGAAGTCAAGATCGACAAAGATATCCTGGTGCTGGCCACGCCTGAGATCGCGCAGCTTTCGCCCTGGGTGATCGCGATCGTCGCTACCGGAGGGCTGGCAGCCGCATTGAGTACGGCCGCTGGTTTGCTTTTGGTGATTTCCAGTTCGATGGCTCACGACTTGTACGTGCACTTCTTCGAACCGAATGCTTCCGAGCCCCGGCGACTGCTCATCGCTCGAATCATGATCATCGGAGCGATTTTGGTGGCTGGCTACTTCGGGATTGCTCCGCCAGGTTTCATCGGCGAAGTGGTCGCGTTCGCGTTTGGACTAGCAGCGGCAAGCTTCTTCCCGATTATCTTCCTGGGGATCTTCGACAAGCGAATGAATCGAGAGGGAGCGACCTTGGGGATGATCGTGGGCATTCTGTTCACGGCCGTTTACATCATCCTTTGCCGCTCGGACCGCGTGCTGGGCTTTGACGAGCCACTGATGACCCCCTGGTTCCAGGGAAGCAGTTGGATCCCCAATGGCCTTCGTCCGGAAGGGGTCGGGGCGATAGGCCTGGCGCTGAATTTCATCGTGGCGGTCGTGATCAGCCGGATGACGTCTCCACCTCCGGAAGAGGTCCAGGATCTGGTCGAGAGCGTTCGCGTTCCGCGTGGCTCACACGCTCCGGAAGCACACTTCGACGAAACGGATGCGGAAGCAGACAACCCGTAG
- a CDS encoding PstS family phosphate ABC transporter substrate-binding protein, whose translation MLRRHIFALSTLLACLCPGVLMAQLQVDPKLPVYERVSGVSGTIKSIGSDTMNNMMTLWAEGFQEIYPNVQIEIEGKGSSTAPPALIQGTATFGPMSRPMKANEIDDFEKRYGYKPTELGTSIDMLAVYVNKDNPIAGLALPQVDAIFSTNRKGGASKDISRWGELGLTGTFAQSPISLYGRNSASGTYAFFKENALFGGDYKPSVKEQPGSSSVVQGVATDKFGIGYSGIGYKTSDVRALPLSIEGTDFVEPTAENADDYPLSRFLFISVNHRPGSELDPLRREFLKYIYSQQGQKAVVKDGYLPIPAVIAEAQLEKVGIKN comes from the coding sequence ATGTTGCGTCGCCACATATTCGCGCTTTCCACACTTCTGGCATGCCTTTGCCCTGGAGTGTTGATGGCTCAGCTGCAAGTCGATCCGAAGCTGCCGGTTTACGAGCGAGTTTCGGGTGTTTCTGGCACGATCAAGAGCATCGGCTCGGACACGATGAACAACATGATGACCCTGTGGGCAGAAGGGTTCCAAGAGATCTACCCGAACGTCCAGATCGAAATCGAAGGGAAAGGATCGTCGACCGCTCCTCCGGCCTTGATCCAAGGGACCGCGACCTTCGGTCCCATGAGCCGTCCGATGAAGGCCAATGAAATCGACGACTTTGAAAAACGGTACGGCTACAAGCCAACCGAACTGGGTACCAGCATCGACATGCTGGCCGTTTATGTGAATAAAGACAATCCGATCGCAGGCCTGGCACTTCCTCAGGTCGATGCGATCTTCTCGACCAACCGCAAAGGGGGCGCCAGCAAGGATATTTCTCGCTGGGGCGAACTCGGCCTGACCGGAACATTCGCTCAGTCCCCGATTAGCTTGTATGGACGTAATTCGGCTTCGGGTACGTATGCGTTCTTCAAGGAAAACGCACTGTTCGGCGGCGACTACAAGCCTTCGGTCAAAGAACAGCCTGGTAGCTCTTCGGTCGTGCAAGGGGTTGCCACCGACAAGTTCGGCATTGGCTACAGCGGCATCGGCTACAAGACCTCGGACGTTCGTGCTTTGCCGCTCTCGATCGAAGGCACCGATTTCGTAGAACCAACCGCCGAGAACGCCGACGACTATCCGTTGTCACGTTTCCTGTTCATTAGCGTTAACCATCGCCCTGGCAGCGAACTGGATCCGCTGCGCCGTGAGTTTTTGAAGTACATCTACAGCCAGCAAGGACAGAAGGCAGTCGTCAAAGATGGCTATCTGCCCATCCCGGCTGTCATCGCGGAAGCTCAGTTGGAAAAGGTCGGTATCAAGAACTGA
- the pstB gene encoding phosphate ABC transporter ATP-binding protein PstB — MSQPQSGTSETSRLELIAQGHNFAPVVHDAVFREEKVLEIKNFNLWYGDKQALFNISMPIPRGQVTALVGPSGCGKSTLLRCVNRMNDLIDTVRIQGDIFLNDQSICDRGVDVIELRKRMGMVFQKPNPFPMSIFENVVYPLRIDGERSRSVLEGVCEHSLKGAAIWSEVKDRLHESGLSLSGGQQQRLCIARAIASEPEVLLLDEPCSALDPIATGKIEDLIRELRGEYSILIVTHNMQQASRISDYTAFMYLGRLVEYGQTVDIFTKPKLSETNAYVTGRFG, encoded by the coding sequence ATGAGTCAACCACAATCAGGAACTTCGGAAACAAGCCGGCTCGAATTGATCGCCCAGGGGCACAACTTCGCTCCCGTGGTGCACGATGCCGTCTTCCGTGAAGAAAAGGTCCTGGAGATCAAGAACTTCAATCTCTGGTATGGAGACAAGCAGGCCCTCTTCAATATCAGCATGCCCATACCGCGCGGTCAGGTAACGGCACTGGTCGGGCCATCCGGGTGCGGCAAGTCGACCCTGCTGCGATGCGTCAATCGCATGAACGACTTGATCGACACCGTTCGGATCCAAGGCGATATCTTCCTGAACGATCAATCGATCTGCGATCGGGGGGTCGACGTCATCGAGCTTCGCAAACGAATGGGGATGGTTTTTCAGAAACCTAATCCATTCCCCATGAGCATCTTCGAAAACGTCGTTTACCCTTTGCGGATCGACGGCGAACGCAGCCGTAGCGTGCTCGAAGGGGTTTGTGAACATAGCCTGAAAGGTGCCGCAATCTGGAGCGAAGTGAAGGACCGACTCCACGAAAGTGGCCTGAGTCTCTCAGGCGGTCAGCAACAACGCCTGTGCATTGCACGAGCCATCGCGAGCGAGCCGGAGGTATTGCTGCTGGACGAACCGTGCTCCGCGCTCGATCCGATCGCGACCGGCAAGATTGAAGATTTGATTCGCGAACTCCGCGGCGAGTATTCGATTTTGATCGTCACGCACAACATGCAGCAGGCCTCGCGAATCAGCGATTACACCGCGTTCATGTACCTGGGTCGGCTCGTCGAATATGGCCAAACCGTCGATATATTCACCAAACCCAAACTATCCGAAACCAACGCCTACGTAACGGGACGATTTGGTTAG
- a CDS encoding DinB family protein — MADAAQWELTKQRIAFTDKMFRDFIDGLEPELWFRMPQEGVTHIAWQVGHITIANYGLGMLRIRGKRAEDAGLIPESYSANFGRGSVPSQDQTIYPSQERLIEIYKRANDQLLEELETYTLEQLDEPSLPDHPLFKTKFETLVFLPYHMMMHLGQMGLLRRLSGKPPLR, encoded by the coding sequence ATGGCTGACGCAGCTCAATGGGAATTGACCAAACAGCGGATTGCCTTCACTGACAAGATGTTCCGTGACTTCATCGACGGCCTGGAACCGGAGCTTTGGTTTCGTATGCCACAAGAAGGAGTCACGCATATCGCCTGGCAGGTGGGGCACATCACCATTGCCAACTATGGCTTGGGGATGCTTAGAATCCGCGGCAAACGGGCCGAAGACGCAGGCCTGATTCCTGAGAGCTACTCGGCGAATTTCGGCCGCGGCAGCGTTCCCTCGCAGGATCAAACGATTTACCCCTCTCAGGAACGTCTTATTGAGATCTATAAGCGAGCCAACGACCAACTGCTGGAGGAACTGGAAACCTACACGCTCGAGCAACTCGACGAACCGAGCTTGCCGGATCATCCCCTTTTCAAGACCAAGTTCGAGACGCTCGTCTTTCTCCCCTATCATATGATGATGCACCTAGGGCAGATGGGGCTGTTGCGCCGTCTCTCAGGCAAACCGCCGCTACGCTAA
- a CDS encoding formylmethanofuran dehydrogenase subunit C, whose protein sequence is MRLRLRHDITVGLDLRGVLPSRLLPMSLSEVAKVTVWEGNRRVELGELFDVEIETRREETLRIIGNLSKADNVGAGLDGGTLFVQGSVGHHAGQEMREGSLFIHGHVGNNLAEGMKGGFLKVLGNVGDRVGAPLPGENRGMAGGHVFILGSAGSEVGHRMRRGTIAIANDCGDFVGYEMLAGTIFVGGKAGTNPGLMMRRGTIILHGNQQSDLMAGFVHACRFKPTMMPLLAKDFACQEVPEVARLIAWRDYDLFHGDLAQMGRGEILLPT, encoded by the coding sequence ATGAGACTTCGCTTACGTCACGATATCACGGTTGGCCTCGATCTACGAGGCGTGTTGCCTTCACGTCTGTTGCCGATGTCGCTTTCAGAGGTGGCGAAGGTGACGGTTTGGGAAGGAAACCGACGCGTCGAACTGGGGGAGCTCTTTGACGTCGAAATCGAGACGCGTCGCGAAGAGACGCTCCGGATCATCGGCAATCTCTCGAAAGCGGACAACGTTGGTGCCGGTCTGGATGGCGGCACGTTATTCGTGCAAGGCTCGGTCGGCCATCACGCCGGCCAGGAGATGCGGGAGGGTTCGCTTTTCATTCATGGCCACGTTGGAAACAATCTGGCTGAAGGGATGAAAGGGGGCTTTCTGAAGGTATTGGGCAACGTCGGCGATCGTGTCGGCGCGCCCCTGCCTGGCGAGAATCGTGGCATGGCTGGTGGCCATGTTTTTATTCTCGGTTCGGCCGGCAGTGAAGTAGGACACCGGATGCGGCGCGGAACGATCGCCATCGCCAACGATTGCGGCGACTTTGTCGGGTACGAGATGCTGGCCGGAACGATCTTCGTCGGCGGTAAGGCGGGAACCAACCCGGGGCTGATGATGCGCCGCGGAACGATCATTCTGCACGGGAATCAGCAAAGTGATCTGATGGCAGGTTTCGTGCATGCCTGTCGCTTCAAGCCGACCATGATGCCGCTGTTGGCCAAAGACTTCGCCTGTCAGGAAGTACCGGAGGTCGCTCGCTTGATTGCTTGGCGGGACTACGACCTGTTCCACGGCGACCTGGCCCAAATGGGTCGAGGCGAGATTCTTTTGCCGACCTAG
- a CDS encoding DUF4212 domain-containing protein: MSSSPPPSRPEPKVAYWQQNLMVIGVLLTIWAFVAFGCSIFFIEWLNQFQIGNLPLGFWFAQQGSMYVFLVLILVYALVMDYLDRKHDVKE, translated from the coding sequence ATGTCTTCTTCCCCACCTCCCAGCCGCCCGGAACCAAAGGTCGCCTATTGGCAGCAAAACCTGATGGTCATCGGCGTGCTGCTTACCATCTGGGCTTTTGTGGCCTTTGGTTGTTCGATTTTCTTTATCGAGTGGCTTAATCAATTCCAGATCGGCAATTTGCCCCTGGGCTTCTGGTTCGCTCAGCAGGGGTCGATGTATGTGTTTCTGGTGTTGATCCTGGTCTACGCTCTGGTGATGGACTATCTTGATCGCAAACATGACGTGAAGGAGTAG
- a CDS encoding winged helix-turn-helix transcriptional regulator, whose protein sequence is MAQRSILIVEKAGGPLHTVAHNLQQTGCQVYLASGTRDGLQHAMEYVPDVVVLSRSLEEVETLDLCRSILRHLGEDSTPAILIAPTGGDLSGIDDPAHDSRLAESLALDLLAQSVKTLTFRARHTVDTQAVLECHGIRLDPRFSLVEMDGNRLDLTPTEFRLLQALLSRPGHVLTRAQLEEAAGLPAKDREPESDSENASRTRRIDVHVKSIRGKLDRKGILIETVRGVGYRFREAAWNINSLN, encoded by the coding sequence GTGGCTCAACGCAGCATATTGATCGTCGAAAAAGCAGGGGGGCCGCTTCACACAGTCGCGCACAACCTGCAACAAACCGGCTGCCAGGTTTACCTGGCCAGCGGAACGCGTGATGGCCTGCAACACGCGATGGAATACGTACCGGACGTGGTCGTCTTGTCGCGGTCGTTGGAAGAAGTAGAAACTCTTGATCTTTGTCGTTCGATCCTGCGTCACCTGGGAGAAGACTCGACACCAGCCATCTTGATCGCCCCAACCGGCGGGGATTTAAGCGGCATTGATGACCCTGCCCACGATTCTCGCTTGGCCGAGTCGCTGGCTCTCGACCTTTTGGCTCAATCGGTCAAAACGCTGACCTTTCGTGCCCGCCACACCGTCGACACGCAAGCTGTTCTCGAGTGCCATGGCATCCGGCTCGACCCTCGCTTTTCCCTGGTCGAAATGGACGGCAATCGTCTGGACCTGACGCCTACCGAGTTTCGGCTACTGCAAGCACTGCTATCGCGTCCAGGACACGTTCTTACCAGGGCTCAGCTCGAAGAAGCCGCCGGCCTTCCAGCCAAGGACCGCGAGCCGGAGTCCGATTCCGAGAACGCTAGCAGAACTCGCCGGATCGATGTTCATGTCAAATCGATTCGCGGCAAGCTCGACCGGAAGGGGATCCTCATCGAAACCGTCCGGGGGGTGGGCTATCGTTTCCGCGAAGCCGCTTGGAATATAAACTCTTTGAATTAA